A region from the Halomarina litorea genome encodes:
- a CDS encoding non-canonical purine NTP pyrophosphatase: MLSYVTTNPGKVREAEQYLEEVRAVDFDYTEIQASELGPIAARGAREAFAHVGGPVIVDDAGLFVDDLDGFPGPYSAYVEDTLGVERVGELARQEGTLRAHFRCVIAYCDGEGFAATPEPVDRGERRGQDLAADDRATASTDDTVDAGDVPVKLFEGSVPGRIVEPRGEGGFGYDPIFEHDGETLAEMSTEEKNAVSHRGRALAKFGEWFQARTQ, translated from the coding sequence ATGCTCAGCTACGTCACCACCAACCCCGGCAAGGTCCGCGAGGCCGAACAGTACCTGGAGGAGGTCCGGGCGGTCGACTTCGACTACACGGAGATTCAGGCCTCCGAACTCGGTCCCATCGCCGCCCGCGGCGCCCGCGAGGCGTTCGCCCACGTCGGCGGCCCGGTCATCGTCGACGACGCCGGCCTGTTCGTTGACGACCTGGACGGCTTCCCCGGCCCCTACTCGGCGTACGTCGAGGACACCCTCGGCGTCGAGCGGGTGGGCGAACTGGCGCGACAGGAGGGCACGCTCCGCGCGCACTTCCGGTGTGTCATCGCCTACTGCGACGGCGAGGGGTTCGCCGCGACGCCCGAACCCGTCGACCGGGGCGAACGGCGGGGGCAGGACCTCGCGGCGGACGACCGCGCGACGGCCAGCACCGACGACACCGTCGACGCCGGCGACGTCCCCGTCAAACTGTTCGAGGGGTCGGTCCCGGGGCGCATCGTCGAACCGCGCGGCGAGGGCGGGTTCGGCTACGACCCCATCTTCGAGCACGACGGGGAGACGCTCGCCGAGATGAGCACCGAGGAGAAGAACGCCGTCTCACACCGCGGGCGTGCGCTCGCGAAGTTTGGGGAGTGGTTCCAAGCGCGAACGCAGTGA
- a CDS encoding DUF7384 family protein, giving the protein MRDESDDREYGADERFGRVVADADVLAADLLVGGGAREALDVVRSHSWVTLVASDPLLDDAAAVVRSLADAGLARDWRERCAALCELVDHPPGDHPALATAFRGEAVHVLSFDESLRSAKAGASIRERVETSVKHPDAFARLFDPDDAHEVVVGGPYPGPDRDPRA; this is encoded by the coding sequence GTGAGAGACGAGTCCGACGACAGGGAGTACGGGGCCGACGAGCGCTTCGGTCGCGTCGTCGCCGACGCGGACGTCCTCGCGGCGGACCTCCTCGTGGGCGGCGGTGCACGCGAGGCGCTCGACGTCGTCCGGTCGCACTCCTGGGTGACGCTCGTCGCGAGCGACCCGCTCCTCGACGACGCCGCGGCGGTCGTCCGGTCGCTCGCGGACGCCGGCCTCGCTCGCGACTGGCGTGAGCGCTGTGCGGCGCTCTGCGAACTCGTCGACCACCCGCCTGGGGACCACCCGGCGCTGGCGACGGCCTTCCGCGGCGAGGCGGTCCACGTCCTCTCGTTCGACGAATCGCTGCGGAGCGCGAAGGCGGGCGCCAGCATCCGCGAGCGCGTCGAGACGAGCGTCAAACACCCCGACGCCTTCGCCCGCCTGTTCGACCCCGACGACGCCCACGAGGTGGTCGTCGGGGGACCGTACCCCGGACCGGATCGCGACCCCCGTGCCTGA
- a CDS encoding DUF5808 domain-containing protein has protein sequence MVDKPQTGEIFGVPYNFDRPSLGRMLSSYWRPGEGMLVEKPFGVGYTLNLANWRSWLVLGLAGALYYQERSGDTDTRDEDEPVEVIVD, from the coding sequence ATGGTTGATAAGCCACAGACCGGAGAGATATTCGGCGTCCCGTACAACTTCGACCGGCCCAGTCTCGGGCGCATGCTCTCGTCGTACTGGCGGCCCGGCGAGGGGATGCTCGTCGAGAAGCCCTTCGGCGTCGGCTACACCCTGAACCTCGCTAACTGGCGCTCGTGGCTCGTCCTCGGACTCGCCGGCGCCCTCTACTACCAGGAGCGCAGCGGCGACACCGACACTCGCGACGAGGACGAACCGGTCGAAGTCATCGTCGACTGA